The Mariluticola halotolerans nucleotide sequence ACAAAGGCTAAAACTACGCGAAATGTCATCTTTACCAAGCCTTGAATCTCGAAGACGGTAATATAGGGGCTGTTTGTGAAATATATGTAAGCGCGAGAAGGCTCAAGCCCCCACGCCGCCGTTTCCTCAGGCCGTCAAATCGCTGGGCGGTTTAAGGTTGTTTATAAGGCATGCGGTGGTGACCGTGTTGGCGAGCAGGCAGGCAATGGTCATCGGGCCGACACCGCCGGGCACCGGGGTGATGGCACCGGCGACTTCTACCGCTTCGGAAAAATCGACATCGCCGACCAGACGGGTTTTGCCCTCACCGCGCTCGGGTGCTGGAATGCGGTTGATGCCCACATCGATGACGGTGGCGCCTTTCTTGATCCAGTCGCCCTTGACCATCTGGGTGCGCCCCACAGCTGCAATGACGATATCGGCGCGGGAGACAACCTCGGCCAGATCCCTGGTGCGTGAATGGGCCATGGTGACGGTGCAGTTGTCGCGCAGCAGCAATTGCGCCATCGGCTTGCCCACAAGATTGGAGCGACCGATGACAACTGCATTCATGCCCGACAGGTCGCCATGCAGATCGCGCAGCAGCATGAGGCAACCAAGGGGTGTGCAAGAGACAGGGCCGAGCTGGCCGGTCATCAGCTTGCCGGCGTTTTGCGGATGGAACATGTCGACATCCTTGGCCGGATCGATTGCGTTGATGATCTTGACCGCATCGATATGCTCGGGCACCGGCATCTGAACGAGAATGCCGTGCACGTCCTTGCGGATATTGAGTTCCATGATCAGGCGGAGCAGTTCTGATTCGGCAACCGTTGCGGGCAATTCGTATTTGAACGAATTCATGCCGACCTCTTCGGTCTGGCGCGCCTTG carries:
- the folD gene encoding bifunctional methylenetetrahydrofolate dehydrogenase/methenyltetrahydrofolate cyclohydrolase FolD, translating into MTATIIDGKAFAETLRGRISDHVADLKRDHDITPGLAVVIVGNDPASEVYVRNKARQTEEVGMNSFKYELPATVAESELLRLIMELNIRKDVHGILVQMPVPEHIDAVKIINAIDPAKDVDMFHPQNAGKLMTGQLGPVSCTPLGCLMLLRDLHGDLSGMNAVVIGRSNLVGKPMAQLLLRDNCTVTMAHSRTRDLAEVVSRADIVIAAVGRTQMVKGDWIKKGATVIDVGINRIPAPERGEGKTRLVGDVDFSEAVEVAGAITPVPGGVGPMTIACLLANTVTTACLINNLKPPSDLTA